From the Francisella frigiditurris genome, one window contains:
- the trpS gene encoding tryptophan--tRNA ligase, translated as MSKKIVLTGITPSGTPHLGNYVGAIKPAIEMSKSEDFDCLYFIADYHSLIKLWDKKLRQQYTHEIASTWLALGLDPNKTTFYKQSDIPEIMELNWILSTVASKGLLNRAHAYKALVDQNLAEQTTMGLFNYPILMAADILMFDADLVPVGKDQLQHIEIARDICNRFNHIYKTSTLKTPTGLTDEEGQTILGLDGRKMSKSYDNTIPIFSAEKKLRKQVMKIITNSQLPEEKKDPSKCTVFAIYKSIANQSEIASLEQKYLEGGMGWGDAKQILFEKINEYLKDARDKYDFYFNNPKEVDDILKQGAEKARIIAKANLLKVKEVVGI; from the coding sequence ATGTCTAAAAAAATTGTTCTTACAGGGATAACCCCTTCTGGCACTCCTCATTTAGGAAATTATGTTGGCGCTATTAAACCTGCAATTGAAATGTCTAAAAGTGAAGATTTTGACTGCTTATATTTTATAGCTGACTATCACTCACTTATAAAACTATGGGACAAAAAATTAAGGCAACAATATACTCATGAGATAGCTTCAACATGGTTAGCTCTAGGATTAGATCCAAATAAGACTACATTTTATAAACAATCTGATATTCCTGAAATCATGGAGCTTAACTGGATATTGTCAACAGTTGCTTCAAAAGGTTTATTAAATAGAGCACATGCTTATAAAGCTCTAGTTGATCAAAATTTAGCTGAGCAAACAACTATGGGACTTTTTAATTACCCGATATTAATGGCTGCCGATATTCTGATGTTCGATGCAGACTTAGTTCCTGTTGGAAAAGATCAATTACAACACATAGAAATAGCTAGAGATATTTGTAATCGCTTTAACCACATTTACAAAACATCTACTTTAAAAACTCCTACAGGGTTAACTGATGAAGAGGGTCAAACTATATTAGGTCTAGATGGGCGTAAAATGTCAAAGAGCTATGACAATACCATACCAATATTTTCAGCTGAGAAAAAACTTAGAAAACAAGTAATGAAAATAATCACCAACTCTCAATTGCCTGAAGAAAAAAAAGACCCAAGCAAATGTACAGTTTTTGCAATATACAAAAGTATTGCTAATCAAAGTGAAATAGCTAGTTTAGAGCAAAAATATCTAGAAGGTGGTATGGGCTGGGGCGATGCTAAACAAATCCTTTTTGAGAAAATTAATGAATACCTTAAAGATGCTAGAGATAAGTACGACTTTTATTTTAACAATCCTAAAGAAGTAGATGACATTCTTAAACAAGGGGCTGAGAAAGCTAGAATTATTGCTAAAGCAAACTTACTGAAAGTAAAAGAAGTCGTTGGCATATAA
- a CDS encoding gamma-glutamylcyclotransferase family protein: MKKLFLGSMIGVLGIGFAVADECHPKIDESQANFIVGYGSLINDKSRQRTNPEAKNVYPVEVKNFKRVWGLGSGGSFRGTFLLAIPSEGSSFNAVYYPVDADGVLAADEREHDYCRYKLEQKDVKSLGLKNLPKGQYWIYATDPKEIHEATKEYPIIQSYVDLFMNGCLEIQDRYLIKDYAEQCIKTTGLWNENWINDRVHPRRPTDSTPGAIQVDKLLAPHFSNYYNHSYE, encoded by the coding sequence ATGAAAAAACTATTTTTAGGTTCAATGATTGGGGTTTTGGGTATTGGTTTTGCAGTAGCAGATGAGTGTCATCCGAAGATTGACGAAAGTCAGGCTAATTTTATAGTGGGTTATGGTAGTCTGATAAATGATAAGTCTAGACAGAGAACTAATCCGGAAGCAAAAAACGTATATCCTGTAGAAGTTAAGAATTTTAAACGAGTTTGGGGATTAGGATCTGGAGGAAGTTTTAGAGGGACATTCTTGTTAGCAATTCCTTCAGAGGGAAGTAGCTTTAATGCTGTGTACTATCCTGTAGATGCAGATGGTGTTTTAGCAGCAGATGAGAGAGAGCATGATTATTGTAGATATAAACTTGAACAAAAAGATGTTAAGTCACTAGGGTTGAAAAATTTACCTAAAGGACAATATTGGATTTATGCTACAGACCCTAAAGAAATACATGAAGCAACAAAAGAATATCCAATTATTCAATCGTATGTTGATCTGTTTATGAATGGGTGTTTGGAGATTCAGGATCGCTATTTAATAAAAGATTACGCAGAGCAGTGTATTAAGACAACTGGTCTTTGGAATGAAAACTGGATAAATGACAGGGTGCATCCAAGAAGACCTACTGACTCTACTCCAGGAGCTATTCAAGTAGATAAGTTATTAGCTCCTCATTTTAGTAATTACTATAACCACTCGTATGAGTAG
- the coaE gene encoding dephospho-CoA kinase (Dephospho-CoA kinase (CoaE) performs the final step in coenzyme A biosynthesis.), translated as MSITNTYPIGITGGIASGKSTASAILKEKLNLTVVCADQISRDITKKPTVIKKIAEQFGESVIINKQVNRAKLREIITNSKEAKKWLEDYLHPVINRELRKQVRESETELTIVDIPLLSPYNIKHYDYLKKVIVVKSELETRIKRLMDRDGKNRQQAVAFIKLQISDEQRDKIASFTIDNTNLSEEELETKLKHVIKEIEGLTKQA; from the coding sequence ATGTCAATAACCAACACTTATCCTATAGGTATCACAGGCGGCATAGCAAGTGGTAAGTCAACAGCTTCTGCTATACTTAAAGAAAAACTCAACTTAACTGTTGTTTGTGCAGATCAAATAAGTAGAGATATTACTAAGAAACCTACAGTAATAAAAAAAATTGCTGAACAGTTTGGTGAATCTGTAATAATCAATAAACAGGTAAATAGAGCTAAGCTTAGAGAAATTATCACAAACTCAAAAGAAGCTAAAAAATGGTTAGAAGATTATCTACATCCTGTTATTAATAGAGAACTAAGAAAGCAAGTTAGAGAATCTGAAACTGAATTAACTATTGTTGACATTCCTCTTCTAAGCCCCTACAACATAAAGCATTATGACTACTTAAAAAAAGTCATCGTTGTAAAATCTGAGCTAGAAACGAGAATCAAAAGGTTAATGGATAGAGATGGTAAAAATAGACAACAAGCCGTTGCATTCATAAAACTTCAAATATCTGATGAGCAGAGAGATAAAATAGCAAGCTTCACTATTGATAATACAAACTTATCTGAAGAAGAGCTAGAAACAAAATTAAAACACGTAATAAAAGAAATCGAAGGCTTGACTAAACAGGCTTAA
- a CDS encoding cation:proton antiporter, translated as MDAYFLFSLLTVITALLSYINTKFLKLPKAIGLTILSITFSLLCVSLLSETNMFVVAISSFDFQSTVLQGMISFLLFANALHFNIIDLKKEVKAIFALASIGLILSTFFTGTLIYLVCLLLSVKLSFGYCLVFGALISPTDPIAVISTLANNKSIPSNIRTRVVGEALFNDATGIVLFVVLSNIVFFSQATTVLEYHGAEYIWIVTKQILIEAGGGIVLGYIFAQVALIFLRTSNDTEVAIFITLAVASMGYLIAHVLNVSGPIAMVIAGLFIGNQLVESKKSCPDQVKKLDRFWLLIDNMLNSFLFILIGLELTSINFSDSAIIVGIIGIFIVTFARFISVSIPITVVDKRLSKISAKDNLLISWSGIKGGVSLALALALPDEGHVIVSITYIVVVLSILLQGSTLKIVLNKIYPPKVIKAANDEIEIKKL; from the coding sequence ATGGATGCATACTTTCTCTTCAGTTTATTAACTGTAATTACTGCTTTATTAAGCTATATAAATACTAAATTTTTAAAGCTTCCAAAAGCTATTGGGCTAACAATACTATCAATAACCTTTTCATTATTGTGCGTATCTCTTCTTAGCGAAACAAATATGTTTGTTGTAGCAATATCAAGCTTTGATTTCCAATCCACTGTTTTACAAGGAATGATATCATTTTTGCTTTTTGCTAATGCTCTTCATTTTAACATAATTGACCTAAAAAAAGAGGTAAAAGCTATCTTTGCTCTAGCAAGCATTGGCCTAATTCTTTCAACATTCTTTACTGGCACATTGATCTATCTTGTATGTTTATTGCTTAGCGTAAAATTAAGCTTTGGCTATTGCTTAGTATTTGGTGCATTAATTTCCCCAACAGATCCAATAGCTGTAATTAGTACATTAGCAAATAACAAATCCATACCTTCAAACATTAGAACCAGAGTAGTAGGAGAAGCCCTTTTTAATGATGCTACCGGTATCGTACTATTTGTTGTTTTATCAAATATTGTATTCTTTAGCCAAGCCACTACCGTTCTTGAATATCATGGCGCTGAATATATATGGATAGTTACAAAACAAATTTTAATTGAAGCTGGTGGTGGTATTGTCCTAGGATACATATTTGCACAAGTAGCATTAATATTTTTAAGAACTAGCAATGATACAGAAGTAGCAATATTTATTACTTTAGCTGTGGCTAGTATGGGTTATTTAATAGCCCATGTTTTAAATGTATCAGGTCCAATTGCCATGGTTATTGCGGGACTCTTTATTGGTAATCAATTGGTTGAATCTAAAAAATCATGCCCTGACCAAGTGAAAAAGCTTGATCGGTTTTGGCTATTAATAGATAACATGCTAAACTCATTCCTTTTTATCTTAATTGGTTTAGAGTTAACTAGCATAAACTTCTCTGACAGTGCAATTATTGTAGGAATCATAGGAATATTTATTGTAACTTTTGCTAGATTTATAAGTGTTTCAATTCCAATTACAGTAGTTGATAAAAGACTTTCTAAGATTTCAGCAAAAGATAATTTACTTATAAGCTGGTCTGGAATAAAAGGTGGGGTATCTTTAGCTCTAGCTTTAGCTCTACCTGATGAAGGACACGTTATAGTAAGCATTACTTACATCGTAGTAGTTCTATCTATATTATTACAGGGATCTACACTTAAAATTGTTTTAAACAAAATCTATCCACCAAAAGTTATCAAAGCAGCTAACGATGAGATAGAAATAAAGAAACTATAA
- a CDS encoding HAD-IA family hydrolase, protein MVKNVFFDLDGTLISSSRDITLAINKMLETFSLPAVDIETIENIIGKGYPTTVRKVLSLFIEDFGHIETIAPKAIEIVSKTYKQLDGANTILFPNVLEILEYFQSKNIKMALVTNKDEKAAIKIISNLKLSDFFEITIGGDSTKYYKPHPLPLLHAMKELNAKAEESIMVGDSINDYLCANEAGVKTILISHGYNNGVNLKDLKPFAFIDNLIELKDLI, encoded by the coding sequence ATGGTAAAAAATGTTTTTTTTGACCTTGATGGCACTCTCATAAGTTCATCTAGAGATATCACCTTAGCTATAAATAAAATGTTAGAAACATTCTCTTTACCAGCTGTAGATATAGAAACTATAGAAAATATCATCGGCAAAGGTTATCCAACAACAGTTAGAAAAGTTTTATCGCTTTTTATAGAAGATTTTGGACATATCGAGACAATAGCTCCAAAAGCTATAGAAATAGTTTCAAAAACATATAAACAACTAGATGGCGCTAATACAATATTATTTCCGAATGTATTAGAGATATTGGAATATTTTCAATCTAAAAATATAAAAATGGCATTGGTAACTAATAAAGATGAAAAAGCAGCTATTAAAATTATTTCAAATTTAAAACTTTCAGATTTCTTTGAAATCACTATAGGTGGAGATTCTACTAAATACTATAAGCCTCATCCATTACCATTATTACATGCCATGAAAGAATTAAATGCAAAAGCAGAAGAAAGTATTATGGTAGGCGACTCAATTAATGATTACTTATGTGCTAATGAAGCTGGAGTTAAAACAATTCTAATATCACATGGATATAACAATGGAGTCAACCTAAAAGATCTAAAACCATTTGCTTTCATAGATAATCTTATTGAACTTAAAGACTTAATATGA
- the murQ gene encoding N-acetylmuramic acid 6-phosphate etherase — MLEKINTEKRNIRSMNLDSMSVLEAVKLMIDEEVNVIKALESQQVNISKAIEKTTNALRNGGRIIYIGAGTSGRLGILDAVECPPTFGVDYNTVIGLIAGGEEAFIKAQEGVEDIAEAAEKDLKDINVNSKDVVIGLAASGRTPYVIGGLRYANSIGADTIAISCSGNAEISKEASLAIEAISGPEVLTGSTRLKAGTTQKLILNMISTLSMVSIGKVYQNLMVDVKPSNNKLVERAKRIIIEATGVSYSTAEQAYEKAGKSVKTAIVMILNDCDYAQALAILSKNNNFIVKK; from the coding sequence ATGTTAGAAAAAATAAATACAGAAAAAAGAAATATTCGTAGCATGAACTTAGACTCAATGAGTGTGCTTGAAGCAGTAAAACTTATGATAGATGAAGAAGTTAATGTTATAAAAGCTTTAGAAAGTCAGCAAGTTAATATTTCAAAGGCTATTGAGAAAACAACAAACGCACTTAGAAATGGTGGAAGAATTATTTATATTGGTGCAGGTACTAGTGGACGATTGGGGATATTAGATGCTGTTGAATGTCCACCAACCTTTGGTGTGGATTATAATACTGTGATTGGATTAATTGCTGGTGGTGAAGAAGCATTTATAAAAGCTCAAGAAGGTGTTGAGGATATTGCTGAAGCTGCAGAAAAAGATTTAAAAGATATAAATGTGAATAGTAAGGATGTTGTAATAGGATTAGCGGCAAGTGGTAGAACTCCTTATGTTATAGGAGGGCTTAGATATGCTAACAGTATTGGAGCAGATACTATTGCAATAAGTTGTAGTGGGAATGCTGAAATCTCAAAAGAAGCAAGTTTAGCTATAGAAGCTATTTCTGGCCCAGAGGTTTTAACGGGATCTACTAGATTGAAAGCTGGAACAACACAAAAATTAATATTAAATATGATTTCTACATTATCTATGGTTTCTATAGGTAAGGTTTATCAGAATCTGATGGTAGATGTGAAACCAAGTAATAATAAGCTTGTAGAGAGAGCAAAAAGAATAATAATTGAAGCTACAGGTGTGAGTTATAGTACTGCAGAGCAAGCTTATGAAAAAGCTGGAAAGTCTGTAAAAACTGCTATAGTAATGATTTTAAATGATTGTGATTATGCTCAAGCTTTGGCAATATTAAGTAAGAATAATAATTTTATAGTTAAGAAGTGA
- a CDS encoding class I SAM-dependent methyltransferase, protein MSLLDIIKKEIHKSDEKFISFRDFMNMALYYPSLGYYTSSKDKVSEYGDFITATSQTSIFATVFANQFADVLKKLGKDSNIVEFGAGTGKFAVDCMNELNRLNVLPQKYFIIELSNDLKFRQQAYIKEHVPENLQDKFIWLTELPKEQIKGVIFANEVLDAMPVDIFRKSDTKIFQQGVSISEGELKLIDLPINDKRFSSEIDKVLADGITFSEDYTSELNTWIKPWIKSISEALKQGVVFLCDYGYHRSLYYLPERNMGTLACYYRHKVNYDPFLNIGEQDITAHVDFTSVAEAVNDCEFEIEGYMTQANFLKRANVSEIFLEIRKRLDQKYLAKYSQDLKELLLGDKLAETFKVFCFSRGVDEILEVFDNDDNLDYLL, encoded by the coding sequence ATCTCTTTATTAGATATCATTAAAAAAGAAATTCATAAGTCTGATGAAAAATTTATTTCATTTAGAGATTTTATGAATATGGCTTTATATTATCCTAGTCTAGGATATTATACCTCATCAAAAGATAAAGTTTCCGAATATGGTGATTTTATAACGGCAACTTCTCAAACTTCTATTTTTGCCACTGTTTTTGCTAATCAGTTTGCAGATGTTTTAAAAAAGCTCGGTAAAGATTCTAACATTGTTGAGTTTGGTGCTGGAACTGGGAAGTTTGCAGTCGACTGTATGAATGAATTGAATAGGCTTAATGTGCTTCCACAAAAATATTTTATAATTGAGTTAAGTAATGATCTTAAGTTTAGACAGCAAGCATATATTAAGGAACATGTGCCTGAAAATTTACAAGATAAATTTATTTGGCTAACAGAATTACCGAAAGAGCAGATTAAAGGAGTTATATTTGCAAATGAGGTTTTGGATGCGATGCCTGTAGATATCTTTAGAAAAAGTGATACGAAAATATTTCAACAAGGAGTAAGTATTTCAGAAGGAGAGTTGAAGCTGATTGATTTACCAATAAATGATAAAAGATTTAGTTCTGAAATTGATAAAGTTTTGGCTGATGGGATAACTTTTTCCGAAGACTACACTAGTGAGTTAAATACTTGGATTAAACCTTGGATTAAGTCTATTTCAGAAGCTTTAAAACAAGGGGTAGTTTTTCTATGTGACTATGGTTATCACAGGAGCCTATACTATTTGCCTGAAAGAAATATGGGTACTTTAGCTTGTTATTATAGGCATAAAGTTAATTATGATCCATTTCTAAATATTGGTGAGCAGGATATAACAGCACATGTTGATTTTACATCGGTGGCAGAAGCTGTTAATGATTGTGAATTTGAAATTGAAGGCTATATGACGCAAGCGAATTTTCTTAAAAGAGCAAATGTTTCTGAAATCTTTTTAGAAATTAGAAAGCGACTCGATCAAAAATATTTAGCCAAATACTCCCAGGATTTAAAAGAATTATTATTGGGAGACAAATTAGCTGAAACATTTAAGGTGTTTTGCTTTTCTAGAGGTGTTGATGAAATACTAGAAGTTTTTGATAATGATGATAATTTAGATTACTTGTTATAG
- the aceE gene encoding pyruvate dehydrogenase (acetyl-transferring), homodimeric type has product MSDLINDIDALETQEWLEAFEDVVQREGVERARFLFEKLLDRGAELGIQNTYANTQTRKYINTIDVSDQPDYPGNLSLEERIESITRWNSVVIVAEANNIDSSIGGHIGTGAGALTLYEVGYNHFFQAPNETQAGDLIFYQGHASPIVYARSYLEGRFTKAQLENFRKQAFDPKNAVSSYPHPYLQPTYWQFPTVSMGLGPLQAIYQARFMKYLEARGLAKTDGRKVWAFCGDGEMDEPESIGSITRAGREGLDNLIFVVNCNLQRLDGLVNGNGNIVEELAGVFTGAGWNVIKVLWGSDWDKLLKDPVAGRKLQDRLSSLNDGQFHTIKAHGGGECRQVVFSGDEDLENLAKGMTDDDLKALRRGGHDPVKIYAAYKKAVTPNGKPTLILPMTVKGFGLGEYGESKNIAHNVKKLDKEALRYLRDRFNIPATDEQVENYRLLSLAEDSPEMKYLRAKRESLGGYIPARFENNDALPIPHYTDFAKALLESSGDRDFSTTTAFVRMLTNLAKDKQLGKHLVPITVDESRTFGMEGLFRQLGIYNPKGQQYTPEDKGQLMFYKESTDGQILQEGINEQGGFSSWLAAATSYSVHRVPMIPFMIYYSMFGFQRFGDLAWAAGDSMAKGFVMGGTSGRTTLNGEGLQHEDGHSHIQAGLIPNCVSYDPTYAYELAVILWHGMKRMYIDGDKVYYYLTIMNENYSHRAMPEGSEEGIIKGLYKIEDNKPADKHVQLLGSGSILKEVEAAAKMLKDEYGITSNIWSMTSANELYREAKDVARWNMLHPTESKRESYIEKCFKDNKGPVVVSTDYIKLYTDQLREFMPENYVNLGTDGFGRSDTRAALRSFFEVDRYHVVVAALGALVKDGKVQASVVKDAIEKYGIDAERVAPLYS; this is encoded by the coding sequence ATGTCAGATTTGATTAATGATATAGATGCTTTAGAGACTCAAGAATGGCTTGAAGCTTTTGAAGATGTAGTTCAAAGAGAAGGTGTTGAAAGAGCAAGATTTCTTTTTGAAAAATTATTAGATAGAGGAGCTGAGTTAGGAATACAAAATACGTATGCTAATACACAGACAAGAAAGTATATAAATACTATAGATGTCAGTGATCAACCTGATTATCCTGGAAACCTTTCTTTAGAAGAGAGAATAGAGTCTATTACTCGTTGGAACTCTGTTGTTATAGTTGCCGAAGCAAATAATATTGATAGTAGTATTGGTGGTCATATTGGTACTGGTGCTGGTGCTTTAACTTTATATGAGGTTGGATATAATCATTTTTTCCAAGCGCCTAATGAAACTCAAGCGGGAGATTTAATTTTTTATCAAGGACATGCATCTCCTATTGTTTATGCTAGGTCATATCTAGAAGGAAGATTTACTAAGGCGCAATTAGAGAATTTTAGAAAACAAGCATTTGATCCTAAGAATGCAGTATCTTCTTATCCACATCCATATTTGCAGCCAACATATTGGCAGTTTCCTACAGTATCTATGGGTCTTGGTCCATTACAAGCTATTTATCAAGCTAGATTTATGAAGTATTTAGAGGCTCGTGGTCTTGCTAAAACAGATGGACGTAAAGTTTGGGCATTCTGTGGTGATGGTGAGATGGATGAGCCAGAATCTATCGGTTCTATTACTAGAGCGGGAAGAGAAGGTTTAGATAATCTTATTTTTGTTGTTAACTGTAACCTTCAAAGATTGGATGGCCTTGTAAATGGTAATGGTAATATTGTTGAAGAGTTGGCAGGGGTGTTTACTGGTGCTGGCTGGAATGTTATCAAAGTTCTATGGGGAAGTGATTGGGATAAATTGCTTAAAGATCCTGTTGCAGGTAGAAAATTACAAGATAGATTAAGTTCATTAAATGACGGCCAGTTCCATACAATTAAAGCTCATGGTGGCGGAGAGTGTCGTCAAGTTGTATTTAGTGGAGATGAAGATTTAGAGAATCTTGCAAAAGGCATGACAGATGATGATTTGAAAGCACTTCGTCGTGGTGGTCATGATCCTGTGAAAATTTATGCTGCTTATAAAAAAGCAGTTACGCCAAATGGTAAGCCAACTTTAATTCTACCAATGACAGTAAAAGGTTTTGGTTTGGGAGAGTATGGCGAATCTAAAAATATTGCTCATAACGTTAAGAAATTAGATAAAGAAGCTTTAAGATATCTTAGAGATAGATTTAATATTCCAGCTACAGATGAACAAGTTGAAAATTATAGACTACTTTCTTTAGCTGAAGATTCTCCAGAAATGAAGTATTTAAGAGCTAAAAGAGAGTCTTTAGGTGGATATATTCCAGCAAGATTTGAAAATAATGATGCTTTACCTATTCCGCATTATACAGACTTTGCAAAAGCATTGTTGGAGTCAAGCGGAGATAGAGATTTTTCTACAACGACAGCTTTTGTTCGTATGTTGACTAATTTGGCAAAAGACAAGCAGTTAGGTAAGCACTTAGTTCCTATTACGGTTGATGAGTCTCGTACTTTTGGTATGGAAGGTTTGTTTAGACAGTTGGGTATTTATAATCCTAAAGGTCAACAATATACTCCTGAAGATAAAGGTCAGTTAATGTTTTATAAAGAATCTACAGATGGTCAAATCTTACAAGAAGGGATAAATGAGCAGGGTGGATTCAGTTCATGGTTAGCTGCTGCGACATCTTATTCTGTGCATAGAGTACCTATGATTCCTTTCATGATTTATTATTCAATGTTTGGTTTCCAAAGATTTGGTGATCTTGCTTGGGCTGCTGGCGACTCTATGGCAAAAGGTTTTGTTATGGGTGGTACATCAGGTCGTACAACTCTTAATGGTGAAGGTCTTCAACATGAAGATGGCCATAGCCATATTCAAGCGGGCTTAATTCCTAACTGTGTTTCTTATGACCCTACGTATGCTTATGAACTGGCGGTGATTTTATGGCATGGTATGAAGCGCATGTATATTGATGGTGATAAGGTTTATTACTACTTAACTATCATGAATGAAAACTATTCTCATAGAGCAATGCCAGAAGGTTCTGAAGAAGGAATTATTAAAGGTCTATATAAGATTGAAGATAATAAACCAGCTGATAAACATGTTCAACTTTTAGGTTCAGGTTCAATTCTTAAAGAAGTTGAAGCTGCTGCTAAGATGTTAAAAGATGAATATGGTATTACTTCTAATATTTGGAGCATGACAAGTGCTAATGAGCTTTATAGAGAAGCTAAAGATGTAGCTAGATGGAATATGTTGCACCCTACAGAATCTAAGAGAGAGAGCTATATAGAGAAGTGCTTCAAAGATAATAAAGGTCCTGTTGTTGTGTCTACTGACTATATTAAGCTTTACACTGATCAGTTAAGAGAGTTTATGCCTGAGAATTATGTAAACTTAGGTACCGATGGTTTTGGTAGATCTGATACTAGAGCAGCTTTACGTAGCTTCTTTGAAGTCGATAGATATCATGTTGTAGTAGCTGCATTGGGCGCTTTAGTTAAAGATGGTAAAGTTCAAGCTTCTGTTGTTAAAGATGCTATTGAAAAATACGGAATTGATGCAGAGCGTGTAGCTCCTCTGTATAGCTAA